One Lysinibacillus fusiformis genomic window carries:
- a CDS encoding DUF2768 domain-containing protein: MGPLAHMPALDIMWVSFYCIGFMIISVGLIYLGRNKISNGFLRIIINLIAYILFGLGTFLMVLIVATWPA; encoded by the coding sequence ATGGGTCCGTTAGCACATATGCCTGCACTCGATATAATGTGGGTATCATTTTATTGTATCGGCTTTATGATTATTTCAGTCGGTTTAATTTATTTAGGTCGAAATAAGATTTCAAATGGTTTTTTACGTATAATCATCAATTTAATCGCATACATACTGTTTGGACTTGGTACGTTTTTAATGGTACTGATTGTTGCCACATGGCCAGCCTAA